A single region of the Thermotoga profunda AZM34c06 genome encodes:
- the tyrS gene encoding tyrosine--tRNA ligase, with product MHPKEQLEILKKNVVDLVNDEDLLSKLERKKHLRVKLGVDPSRPDLHLGHAVVLFKLRQFQDLGHQVVLIIGDFTAQIGDPSGRDSTRPMLSEEEVRQNAKSYEEQAFRILDESKTEVRFNSEWLSKMSFSDVIKLASKYTVARMLERDDFSKRYSSNIPISIAEFLYPLAQAYDSVAIQADVELGGTDQYFNLLVGRKIQEEVGQEPQVVMTMPIIEGTDGKMKMSKSYGNYIAFNDTPFDMYGKLMSIPDELIIKYMKLLTRLPENEIDQYDKLMQNKSINPRDVKMKLAFEITSFFHGQNQAKDAENEFVKIFRKKELPSEMPVVVLDKDEVELVELLMKLQVASSKSEARRLIIQGGIKLDDEKITDIYAKISVDRDKVLKVGKRQFFKLVRQ from the coding sequence ATGCATCCCAAGGAACAACTTGAGATTTTGAAGAAAAACGTCGTAGATCTCGTGAACGATGAAGACCTTTTGAGCAAGCTCGAAAGAAAAAAACATCTTCGAGTGAAGCTCGGTGTTGATCCATCAAGACCAGATCTACATCTTGGTCATGCAGTTGTATTATTTAAACTCAGACAATTTCAAGATCTGGGTCATCAGGTAGTTTTGATAATAGGAGATTTCACCGCTCAAATTGGTGATCCATCTGGTAGGGATTCAACTCGACCTATGCTATCTGAAGAGGAAGTAAGACAGAATGCAAAATCATACGAAGAGCAGGCATTCAGAATCTTGGATGAAAGCAAAACAGAGGTCCGTTTCAACAGTGAATGGCTTTCCAAAATGAGTTTTTCAGATGTAATAAAACTTGCTTCGAAATACACGGTTGCGAGAATGCTTGAAAGAGATGATTTTTCAAAAAGATATTCTTCAAATATCCCCATCTCCATAGCTGAATTTCTCTACCCACTTGCTCAAGCGTATGATTCAGTTGCAATTCAAGCGGATGTAGAACTCGGTGGAACGGATCAATATTTCAATCTCTTAGTGGGAAGAAAGATCCAAGAAGAAGTGGGACAAGAACCACAGGTTGTCATGACGATGCCTATTATAGAAGGAACAGACGGTAAGATGAAGATGAGTAAAAGCTATGGAAACTACATTGCCTTCAACGACACACCATTTGATATGTATGGGAAGTTGATGTCCATACCAGATGAATTGATAATCAAATACATGAAGCTTTTGACACGTTTGCCTGAAAATGAAATAGATCAATATGATAAACTCATGCAAAACAAATCGATAAATCCAAGAGATGTTAAAATGAAATTGGCTTTCGAAATAACAAGTTTTTTCCATGGGCAGAACCAAGCAAAGGATGCCGAGAATGAATTTGTAAAGATCTTTAGAAAAAAGGAATTACCAAGTGAGATGCCCGTCGTTGTACTTGACAAAGACGAGGTTGAATTGGTAGAATTACTCATGAAGTTGCAAGTTGCGTCAAGTAAAAGCGAAGCAAGAAGATTGATAATTCAAGGCGGAATAAAATTGGACGATGAAAAAATAACAGACATCTATGCTAAAATCTCTGTAGACAGAGATAAAGTTTTGAAAGTTGGCAAGAGACAGTTTTTCAAACTCGTACGACAGTAA
- a CDS encoding ABC transporter ATP-binding protein, which translates to MVYEIEKLSFSYDSKFTLFVEDFKMNERIVGITGPSGAGKTTFLLNLAFLYTGKWQLFKFMGQNIDSQAITYFRKMVTYVPQHPVLFKKTVFENIAYPLKIRKISKQNIQDSVYAIAGKLQIQDLLDKKAWQISGGQAKRVCLARGFVFEPKVVLLDEPTSDLDEDSKRVVEDFILQISTKSYIIIVSHDKEQLSRLCERIFFIENGRLYL; encoded by the coding sequence ATGGTCTATGAGATAGAAAAACTTTCCTTCAGTTATGATTCAAAGTTCACTCTTTTTGTTGAAGATTTCAAAATGAATGAGAGAATAGTTGGAATAACGGGTCCATCTGGTGCAGGTAAGACCACCTTTCTTTTGAACCTTGCTTTTTTATACACTGGTAAATGGCAGTTATTCAAATTCATGGGACAAAATATAGATTCACAGGCGATCACATATTTTAGAAAGATGGTTACCTATGTCCCACAACATCCCGTACTTTTTAAAAAAACGGTTTTTGAGAATATTGCCTATCCTTTGAAGATCAGAAAAATTTCTAAACAGAATATACAGGACAGTGTTTACGCGATAGCTGGAAAATTGCAGATTCAGGATCTTTTGGACAAAAAGGCTTGGCAGATCTCTGGTGGCCAGGCAAAGAGGGTATGTCTTGCGCGTGGTTTTGTTTTCGAACCGAAGGTTGTACTTTTGGATGAACCAACATCAGATCTCGATGAAGATAGCAAAAGGGTAGTTGAAGATTTCATCTTACAAATATCTACAAAAAGCTACATAATAATCGTATCGCATGATAAAGAACAGTTATCAAGATTGTGTGAAAGGATCTTTTTCATTGAAAATGGTCGTCTTTATTTGTGA
- a CDS encoding M48 family metallopeptidase, with protein sequence MNYFALQKKNLRKTYFLILIFMLMMAILGIIIDGLFSSFPVGTVVLIIIASIQVLVGTQSGASLVLNSVGAKPVNEKEFEEKQLRNIVEEISIASGLTVVPKVYVMEDENINAFATGFKQKDSAICVTRGLLKNLNREETEGVIAHEVSHILNKDTLLMTTISAILGTMVLVQLFAWRALRFMTWSGSRRSRKKGKGDSTAYIIFALLIIALAATLFSFIGRITIFAVSRTREYLADAKAVELTRNPKGLSGALRKIAKTQKLKQKVKGATIATAHLFISDPLKRNINNKEGFFADLFSTHPPIHKRIATLENIPPEIVLRELQEL encoded by the coding sequence ATGAACTATTTTGCGCTTCAAAAGAAAAACCTTAGAAAGACATATTTTTTGATTTTGATTTTCATGTTGATGATGGCAATTTTAGGAATCATCATAGATGGTCTTTTTTCAAGTTTTCCAGTTGGGACAGTTGTATTGATAATAATTGCTTCAATCCAGGTCTTGGTTGGAACTCAATCTGGAGCTTCGTTGGTGCTCAATTCAGTTGGTGCAAAACCTGTGAATGAAAAAGAATTTGAAGAAAAGCAACTCAGAAATATTGTCGAAGAGATTTCGATTGCTTCCGGTTTAACGGTTGTTCCAAAGGTCTATGTGATGGAAGATGAAAACATCAATGCCTTTGCAACGGGCTTCAAACAAAAAGATAGTGCAATCTGTGTCACACGAGGGCTTTTGAAAAATTTGAACAGAGAAGAAACAGAAGGTGTCATTGCACATGAAGTGAGTCATATTTTGAACAAAGACACTCTTTTGATGACTACGATCAGTGCGATCCTTGGGACAATGGTTTTGGTCCAGTTGTTTGCATGGCGGGCTTTGAGGTTTATGACATGGTCTGGTTCGAGGCGTTCACGAAAAAAAGGAAAAGGTGATAGCACCGCGTACATTATTTTTGCACTTTTGATTATTGCGCTGGCTGCTACACTGTTTTCTTTTATCGGTAGGATAACGATCTTTGCAGTCTCACGAACTCGCGAATATTTGGCAGATGCAAAGGCAGTTGAATTGACCAGAAACCCCAAAGGACTTTCAGGTGCACTCAGAAAGATTGCAAAGACTCAAAAACTCAAGCAAAAAGTCAAAGGTGCAACCATTGCAACGGCGCATCTTTTTATCTCAGATCCACTCAAAAGAAATATCAACAACAAAGAAGGATTTTTTGCAGATTTGTTCAGCACACATCCACCAATTCACAAACGCATCGCGACACTTGAAAACATTCCGCCCGAGATAGTGCTCAGAGAATTACAAGAACTTTGA
- the secG gene encoding preprotein translocase subunit SecG → MKTVMIIVHSLISVGLIYMVLQQMSKFAELGGAFGSGSLYTMFGRKKGLDTAGKITLGLSIAFFLSSILTAFFMSR, encoded by the coding sequence GTGAAAACCGTCATGATAATAGTTCATTCATTGATCAGCGTAGGGTTGATCTACATGGTACTTCAGCAGATGAGTAAATTTGCAGAGCTTGGAGGTGCCTTTGGTTCTGGGTCTTTGTACACAATGTTTGGCAGAAAGAAAGGTCTTGACACAGCAGGAAAGATTACCCTTGGTTTGAGCATAGCTTTCTTCTTGAGTAGTATTCTCACGGCATTTTTCATGTCGAGGTGA
- a CDS encoding ABC transporter permease, producing MNEIVEISLRSVYVNSTAVLISTLIAIPLALVVDFFHFRLKKIVVVFFQTLTGIPPVLIGLLVYLLLSRNGPLGNMELLFSSNAMIFAQILIAIPIIFSVCYSHFSKVDERLRVVMKTLGASDIQVMMGILKESSAGVMNAVLTAFGRVVGEVGAVMIVGGNIAGKTRVLTTSIVLYTNMGKFEQAIICGIILLVIAFIINFLLTMFSNIMENRKWSMR from the coding sequence ATGAATGAGATAGTTGAGATATCTTTAAGGTCTGTCTATGTGAATTCAACAGCAGTTTTGATATCGACATTGATTGCTATACCTTTAGCATTAGTTGTTGATTTTTTCCATTTTAGACTCAAAAAAATTGTAGTTGTGTTTTTTCAAACTCTAACTGGGATCCCACCTGTTTTGATTGGTCTTTTGGTGTATCTTCTTTTATCACGAAATGGACCGCTTGGAAATATGGAGCTTCTTTTTAGCTCTAATGCGATGATTTTTGCACAGATTTTGATAGCAATTCCGATAATTTTTTCTGTGTGTTATTCACATTTTTCAAAAGTAGATGAAAGACTCAGGGTTGTCATGAAAACGCTTGGTGCAAGCGATATACAGGTGATGATGGGTATTCTCAAAGAATCTTCTGCAGGTGTGATGAACGCTGTTTTAACAGCCTTTGGTAGGGTTGTGGGTGAAGTTGGTGCTGTGATGATCGTCGGTGGAAATATTGCTGGCAAGACAAGGGTTTTGACGACTTCTATAGTTCTTTATACAAATATGGGAAAATTTGAACAAGCAATCATATGTGGCATAATACTTTTGGTCATAGCTTTCATCATAAATTTCTTACTCACAATGTTTTCCAACATAATGGAGAATAGAAAATGGTCTATGAGATAG
- a CDS encoding LemA family protein: protein MLIFGIVLAIVLILVVWFIGAYNSLVSRKKRVENAWSQIDVQLKRRHDLIPNLVNAVKGYMKFEKETLEAVINARAKAVAGGSIDDRIKAEGELSGALSRLLAVFERYPELKSNQQVSQLMEELTSTENRITYARQFYNDTTMKYNTSIEIFPTNIVARIFGFKAFPFFEAAATEKETPKVDLSF, encoded by the coding sequence ATGCTTATATTTGGAATAGTACTTGCGATTGTTCTTATATTGGTTGTATGGTTCATAGGTGCATATAACTCTTTGGTTAGCAGGAAAAAGCGTGTTGAAAATGCCTGGAGTCAGATTGATGTTCAGTTAAAAAGAAGACATGATCTTATTCCAAATCTTGTGAATGCCGTTAAAGGATATATGAAATTTGAAAAAGAAACTCTTGAAGCGGTAATAAATGCACGTGCAAAAGCAGTTGCTGGTGGTTCAATAGATGATCGCATAAAGGCAGAAGGTGAATTGTCTGGTGCTCTGTCTCGGTTGCTTGCGGTTTTTGAAAGATACCCAGAACTCAAATCAAATCAACAAGTGAGCCAATTGATGGAAGAACTCACAAGTACTGAGAATAGAATTACATATGCTCGACAGTTCTATAACGACACAACGATGAAGTATAATACATCTATTGAAATCTTTCCAACCAATATAGTTGCGAGAATCTTTGGTTTCAAGGCATTTCCATTCTTTGAAGCTGCGGCAACAGAGAAGGAAACACCAAAGGTTGATCTTTCTTTTTAA
- a CDS encoding substrate-binding domain-containing protein gives MKKLFALLFLVASSFCMAKQLILATTTSVYNTGFLDTLKPLFEKQYGYSLSVIAVGTGMALEYGKRADADVLLVHSPDDELLFMQQGHGVLRVSFMYNDFIVVGPTKSVVPSFKDLQEFFEYIYDNKLTFVSRSDESGTHKKEKQIWNSIGKTPSGDWYIQTGQDMAKTLLIANEKRAFTLTDRSTFLSLKNRLDMKIFFENDPQLLNIYSLIVVNPNKSSRINYKGALDFVRFVLDPDTLKVIRDFSVNGTKLFNLLFEPK, from the coding sequence ATGAAAAAGCTTTTTGCCTTATTGTTTTTGGTTGCATCGAGTTTTTGCATGGCGAAACAATTAATCCTTGCAACCACAACGAGTGTTTACAACACGGGGTTTTTAGATACTCTAAAACCCTTGTTTGAAAAACAGTATGGATATTCTTTGAGTGTCATAGCAGTTGGAACAGGTATGGCACTTGAATATGGGAAAAGGGCAGATGCAGATGTACTTTTGGTACATTCGCCTGATGATGAACTCTTGTTTATGCAACAGGGACATGGTGTTTTGAGAGTGAGTTTTATGTACAACGATTTCATAGTAGTTGGTCCAACTAAGAGTGTAGTTCCATCTTTCAAAGATCTTCAGGAATTTTTCGAGTATATCTACGATAATAAATTGACTTTCGTTTCGCGATCGGATGAATCTGGTACACACAAAAAGGAAAAACAAATCTGGAATTCGATAGGTAAAACACCTTCTGGTGATTGGTATATTCAAACAGGTCAAGATATGGCAAAAACTCTCTTGATTGCAAATGAGAAAAGGGCTTTCACGCTCACTGATAGGTCTACTTTTCTTTCTTTGAAGAACAGGCTTGATATGAAGATCTTTTTTGAAAACGATCCACAATTGCTGAATATCTACAGTCTCATTGTGGTTAATCCAAATAAAAGCAGTAGAATAAATTACAAAGGCGCGTTGGATTTTGTGAGATTTGTCCTTGATCCAGATACTTTAAAGGTGATCAGAGATTTTTCAGTAAATGGTACGAAACTTTTTAATCTACTTTTTGAACCAAAATGA
- a CDS encoding S-layer homology domain-containing protein, producing the protein MKKLVLLALALFVTVGVLAAGMFPDVPKTHWAYSYVEHLKDKGIVIGYPDGTFKGDRNITRYEEAAMISRLIGLLETEIVAPHIADVLRVLDAISLKLGATVQKVDELEKKLNALSTTSGEIASVKSQVSDLAKSLEMLKQTVNIHDKDVIKLYEAVANLQKNCEGKFAELSNADAVIVDRVVALEKAVSQLDEKIAAVQKKLLALEPVKDVLKDLTGRVTAQGERIAAAEEKIGDLSATLDNAVMTLGYVSIKLDRTQENLNKVTDRVAALEEKAKGIDANAKAIEALKQDTANRFAELESKLSGLESSFNDFTAMHDEQINYVLDEMDKMSTQIDEVREGLLALKEDTNAQFAQTTTSIENLKNELMTQISELQKANATLTGAVIGAIVIAVAAMIVGAM; encoded by the coding sequence ATGAAGAAACTCGTGCTATTAGCCTTAGCACTCTTTGTGACAGTAGGGGTACTTGCTGCGGGGATGTTCCCGGATGTTCCAAAAACACACTGGGCTTATTCCTATGTTGAACATTTGAAAGATAAGGGTATTGTCATTGGTTATCCTGATGGTACCTTCAAAGGTGATCGGAATATCACCCGCTATGAAGAAGCAGCAATGATTAGCAGATTAATTGGTTTACTTGAAACTGAAATCGTTGCACCACATATTGCAGATGTGCTGAGGGTTCTTGATGCAATCAGCTTGAAACTCGGAGCCACGGTACAAAAGGTCGATGAACTTGAGAAAAAACTCAACGCTCTGAGCACAACTTCTGGCGAAATTGCTTCTGTCAAATCACAGGTTTCAGATCTTGCCAAGTCTTTGGAGATGCTTAAACAAACTGTGAACATCCACGATAAAGATGTCATTAAGTTGTATGAAGCAGTTGCAAATCTCCAAAAGAATTGTGAGGGTAAATTTGCAGAATTGAGTAACGCAGATGCTGTGATTGTTGACAGAGTAGTTGCATTAGAAAAAGCCGTAAGCCAGCTTGACGAGAAAATCGCAGCTGTTCAAAAGAAGCTCCTTGCACTTGAACCTGTGAAAGATGTTCTTAAGGATTTAACAGGAAGGGTTACTGCCCAGGGTGAAAGAATTGCCGCAGCGGAAGAAAAAATAGGCGATCTGAGTGCAACATTGGATAATGCAGTCATGACACTTGGTTATGTGTCTATCAAACTCGACAGAACTCAAGAAAATCTCAACAAAGTAACAGACAGAGTCGCAGCACTTGAAGAAAAGGCAAAAGGTATCGATGCAAATGCAAAGGCAATCGAAGCTTTGAAACAAGACACTGCCAATAGATTTGCCGAACTTGAGTCAAAACTTTCTGGTCTTGAATCCAGCTTCAATGATTTTACAGCGATGCATGATGAACAGATCAATTATGTTCTCGATGAAATGGACAAGATGAGCACTCAGATCGATGAAGTTCGCGAAGGTTTGTTGGCTCTTAAAGAAGATACAAATGCACAGTTTGCACAAACGACAACTTCAATTGAAAATCTCAAGAACGAACTCATGACACAGATCTCTGAACTTCAAAAAGCAAACGCTACCCTCACAGGTGCTGTAATAGGTGCTATTGTGATTGCGGTAGCAGCGATGATCGTAGGTGCAATGTGA
- a CDS encoding B12-binding domain-containing radical SAM protein, with protein MKILLINPMNSGYYYRLGAVYPPLGLSYISSVLKNAGNLVRLIDMNVERFDWKNFNYSDFDIVGISADTVRYPLAKQISLTAKMQGVVTVLGGPHATAEYGEILKERICDYVILGEGEYTFLKLVEALQRNEKYPLLSGLSYLKDNMVVINPLRLIENLDQLPFPDRENARLYKTKFDGKLATSLITSRGCPFDCEFCSASQFMGRKIRKRSVENVIEELKQVERLGYNSVIFFDDNFTIDKTRTIELCEQMMRKNLSFSWWAFSRADELLGKEDLLEAMSKSGCKMLFIGFESAEDDILKEYNKKLSSSIAFEVAKLLKKYKIDLFASFIMGALNDTKESIMKTIKMARKLGAQIVQFSILTPYPGTRLYEKLRAKINLKDLSLFDGTNLVFEHPEFSKKELKKLFVRAYYSVYTTPKLIFTRGIPFLIKLLTTREKPTELQIDHQKA; from the coding sequence TCTTATCAATCCTATGAACAGTGGATATTATTACCGTTTGGGTGCTGTGTATCCACCATTAGGACTTTCTTACATAAGTTCAGTTTTAAAAAATGCTGGTAATCTTGTCAGATTAATCGATATGAATGTAGAGAGATTCGATTGGAAAAATTTCAATTATTCTGATTTTGATATCGTTGGTATTTCAGCAGATACGGTGAGATATCCTCTGGCAAAGCAAATCTCTTTAACTGCAAAAATGCAAGGTGTTGTTACAGTCCTTGGAGGGCCACATGCAACTGCCGAGTATGGAGAGATTCTCAAAGAACGGATTTGTGATTATGTGATTCTTGGTGAGGGAGAATATACTTTTCTAAAACTCGTTGAGGCGCTTCAAAGGAACGAGAAATATCCTTTATTAAGTGGGTTGAGCTATCTCAAAGATAACATGGTAGTCATCAATCCACTTAGATTGATAGAAAATCTTGATCAATTGCCTTTTCCCGACAGAGAAAATGCAAGGTTGTACAAAACAAAATTCGATGGCAAGCTCGCAACCAGTCTAATAACCTCGCGTGGTTGTCCTTTTGATTGTGAATTTTGTAGTGCTTCACAGTTCATGGGTCGAAAGATCAGAAAAAGAAGTGTTGAAAATGTGATCGAAGAGTTAAAACAAGTCGAGCGATTGGGATATAATTCGGTGATCTTTTTCGACGACAATTTTACAATTGACAAAACAAGGACTATAGAACTTTGTGAGCAGATGATGAGAAAGAATCTTTCTTTTAGTTGGTGGGCTTTTTCAAGGGCAGACGAATTGTTGGGTAAAGAAGATTTGCTCGAGGCAATGTCAAAATCTGGGTGTAAGATGCTTTTTATAGGTTTTGAAAGTGCTGAAGATGATATTCTAAAAGAATACAACAAAAAACTTTCAAGCTCTATAGCTTTTGAGGTCGCAAAACTTTTGAAAAAATACAAAATCGATCTTTTTGCAAGCTTTATCATGGGTGCATTGAATGATACGAAAGAATCTATAATGAAAACCATAAAAATGGCGAGAAAGCTGGGTGCCCAAATCGTTCAATTTTCTATTCTCACACCATACCCTGGAACGAGACTCTATGAAAAATTAAGAGCAAAAATAAATTTGAAGGATCTTTCTCTATTCGATGGAACAAATCTCGTTTTTGAGCATCCTGAGTTTTCAAAGAAAGAATTGAAAAAGCTGTTTGTGAGAGCTTATTACTCAGTTTACACCACTCCCAAGTTAATTTTCACACGCGGTATACCTTTTTTGATAAAGCTTTTGACAACAAGGGAAAAACCAACCGAATTACAGATCGATCATCAAAAGGCATAA